The following DNA comes from Diceros bicornis minor isolate mBicDic1 chromosome 12, mDicBic1.mat.cur, whole genome shotgun sequence.
AATTTCCACACTGGCTCCCAAGGACTTTGTAGGTGCTCTTCCTTAGCACATGTCTGATGTGACCCATGGTGTTCCTATCCATGGCAGTCACTCCGGGGAATTCTTGCAGGGATGGATACCAGCCAGATTGAGTTGGCACCCATTTGAAAAGATAGAGGGAGATCCTCCATCTAAAGCCATCCTAGAGTGAATCCTTTTGTAAAATGAATGATCTTTTCCTAAATTACCTTGTGGAGTAGGCTAGCCTGGGCTTGACTCTCAGTGCCACCACTGAATAGaagtgtggccttgagcaagtaaTTTAACCCTTTCAAGtctgtttcctcccctgtgaaatGGGTCTCCAATTCCTTACTCTGCAGAGcttttgtgatgattaaatgatatGTTTGTAAAGTACTCGATGTATGTgattctccttttttccctttgtgtaaatttgtatttttatatctgAAGTGTGAATTAAAGCGGAGCTCATAGACCTAAGCTCCTCTCTCTTCCATCCCCTCCCAAAGACCTTTATTCTATCGGGGCCCAGAATCTCTTTTTAAGCTGTTAAAATTTGGGGGTAAGAGGGGCTGAGATGAGAATGGCTACAAAATGCCCATTCTCTCTTCatattccttcctcctcctccacctcctcctccccctcctcctcaagAAACCAAATGCAGATGCAATTGCCCTCCAGAAGTAGCCatcctatgtgtgtgtgtctgtgtgtccactGAAGGTGAATGGCGAGGAGATGGGGGTGTaggccagcccccaccacacaGAGAACACAAGCTGTGTTCCCTGTCTCCTTTCCTACTCACTCCTCTCCCCTCAACTCTTCCCTCTAACAAGAGGAAGCTGGGGTGACTTGGATCCTTGTCTTAATACAGACCTAGCCCAATGGCCCTCAGCAGAGAGCAGCAAAGGCCTGAGAACTTGCCAAAGGAGTAGGGGAATTATCCATGACTAAGAAGGAGGAGGAATGCTGTGGCAGAGGGAAGAACAGCAGAAGGGATGGGGAACCTGGGGCTGGCCAATCTGGCCCGACGGGGCAGCCTAGGGAGCCCTGGACACTGGCCTAGCCAAACCCCtccactcctcctccctcccaggcaGAAAGATGCCAGAATGGATTTGAGACATGTGTGCCCTGCGTGTCTGGTGTGGGCTCACCTGGTCTTGGTGATGGATTTGGATTAAAATCAAACCTTCATCTGAAATAGAGTATAATGGAAATAGTGCTCTGTGTGTCTAATCCTCACAGACATGTGCTGGTTTCTGCATTTCCTACATGCAAATATCCGTGCTGCTAACATACAACTATATCTGTGGCATGTGTTAGGACATGCTGCACCTGTGTGACTCTGTGAAAACATTTGTATGATTTCTAGGCACGAGGAGAAGACGGAGGCAAGTGTGTTAGTACATGTTTTGCAGGTGATCATGTGATGACATATTCTGTGGACACACCTGTAGGCTTGTTGTAGGGTGGGGGATGGGGCAGCTGAAGATGGAGACGGGTCTCAGGGTCCTGCTGGAATAAAAACCAAAATCTACCTTCTGgctcatagtaggcacttaagGAATGAATACTGAACGAATGAATATTGAGAAACTGAATGAATGGATGTTTGGATAATGGACATACGGTGAAAGGCTTGAGAATTTGCTGGGGTTTGGGCATTCTTGGCACTCTCTCTTGAAAAGGAGAGTATTGGTGgccaagggaggctgggagacaCACTGCCAGTCATACTGTTGCCCATCACCCCTGAATAGCTTTGTTCCCGTTCTCAGGAAagtagagaaggaagagggaacccccagccctgctgccctccTCACCTGCCAGCACCCAGAGTCCCAAGAATTGATGCTCTTCATAAAGAAAAGCATGCTAtcctatgtatttatttaatccCCTAATCTGGTTCCAGAAAGGAGTTAAGtgagacacaaaagaaaatgaaaaattttaaaaaaggatgaaaaaataagacaaagagaaaaccacCGCAggagagatgagagcaggagagtAGGCAGGCTTCTTTCCTAAAGACATCCAATTATTCCAGGAAAACATATCCTGTGGATTCTCTGTGTGCTGCTGGGAACAACATCCCTAGAGTAAAAGTCAGTTATATGAAGGCAGAAAAAAGTCTACAGAAGCATCTCATGCCCtgtgggtgagggaggagggcgcAGGAATTGGCCCTACTTCTCTGCAGGACAATTTGTCAGTTGTCTATGAAAATTTTAcataccctttgacccagaaTTACACTGGAATTTATCCCACTCCTTACATGGAGTACTATACAGCCTTAGAAAAGAATGACCAAGCTCTTTATGTTTGGACATGGAGCAATCTCTCAGCTATTAAAAGTGGGAAAAAATTATATTGCAGGACAGTGTGTATGcttgtatatttataattttttctgaaaGAATACACAAGAAACTTAGATGTGGCTACCTCAGGAGGTAGGTGAGGTAAGGAAAAGAGAGACTTTTACTTTTCAATTTAGAATATACCCTTCTGTACTAATTGGCTTTTTCTGTCACCATTAGCAAGTATTATGGTCCTTTTTAacttaaatgttatttttcctagaacaaactaaaaaaacaaagaaactataagaaaatgaaaacacataagTGTGAGCAAATAACAAAGCCAATAATCTCTATGGTTTACTGAGTGCCCCTGTGCGGAGAACTTCATATGCTCTAACCCAATTATTCTTTATAGCAAATTTATTAAGTAAATATGcatatctccatttcacaggtgaggaaactgatgtTCAGGGACATTAAatgacacagctagtaagtggcagacagAGGATTCGAACCGAGAAGTGTGGAATCCCAAAACCCACGCGTGCTTTCCTCGCCGTCCTTTGGCCTCTGCCTCCGGGCGGGAAGTGCACTTACTGGACGTCCGACCCCACGCGACGCAGCGCCCGGGCCAGGCGCACCTGCGGCCCCGGCGCGCACCGGGCTCCACGCTCGGGGAGCGCGCGCACGCAGCGGCGCGGGCCCCGGCGGCGGCGACGACGTCACAGCCCGAGCTTTCCTTTTCGGGAGTCCCCGGCACACATCCTGTGTCCATGTTTGGGCATTTACGTCACGGCGGCAGTGCCGGGGCCTCCCGAAATGGCAGTGGCCCGGGGAGTCGGAAGCCCTGAGCCAGCGCCGCCGCTGCTATATAAGTGGGGGGGGCCGCGGGTTGAGGGAGCCCGGCTGCGATTTGCAGAGGCGAGGAACCGCCGCTGCAGGCTAGTCCCAGCGAGCAAGGGCTCCTCGgcccccccacccctttcccagaGGTgagcgcctggagccaggagcccGGACGCCTGGTTCTACGAGGCGCGGGGCGCCCAGCTGCCGGCCTCCCCGCTACCTGCGCGTCCCCAAGCCCAGCGGGCGAGGCCCCCGGCGCCCCGCATCTGCTACCGCGCCATGCTCCACCTTAGCGAGTTTTCCAGCCCCGACGCGCTCCTGGTCAAGTCCACCGAGGGCTCTTGCTCCGAACCCAGCGCCGAACTGCCCCGGCTTCCCGCTAGAGACGCGCCCGCGGCCGCCGGCTACCCCGGAGGTAAGGAGCGCGGCCGGGGGTGTTCAGACGGCTGCGCAGCGCGGGGGCGCACGGTGCCGGAGAACACGCAGGGACTGGGACGCTGGAGCTGTGGAGGTAGGGGCGGTAGCAGGCTCAGGGGTCCTAGGGAGGGTAGGAGGCTCAGAGGTCCTGAGGTGCGTACTCCCATTCCCACCCCCACTAGGCCACCAGCGCCTCCGCAGGAATCTGTGCGTGTATCAAGGCGTCCTGATGCTTGTGCACGTGTGTTTTgcgtgtgcatgtttgtgtgtgcctCTTGGGGCATATGCCGGCTCCGGCTGGATCAGAATGTGCAAAAGGCACTTTCTATGTATCAGTGCGCACCAAGGGCTTCTTGGGTATGGGCCGCGGACTCCGAGGCGAGCCCTTATATGTGCCCGGAGCTGATTCCTGCTCCCTCCTCAGCAGGCGACTTCTTGAGCTGGGCTTTGAGCAGCTGCGGCGCCGGGGGGGACTTAGCCGACTCCTGCTTCCTGGAGGGGCCTGCGCCCACGCCCCCTCCCAGCCTCAGCTACAGCGGTAGCTTCTTCATCCAGGCGGTACCCGAACACCCGCACGACCCGGAGGCACTCTTCAACCTCATGTCGGGCATCCTGGGCCTGGCACCTTTCCCTGGCCCTGAGGCGGCAGCATCCCGGTCTCCTTTGGACGCCTCATTTCCCACAGGCCCCGACGCTTTCCTGCCGGGTCCGCCAGACCTTTACTCTCCGGATCTGGGCGCTGCCGCCTTCCCAGAGGCGTTCTGGGAGACCTCCCCTTCGGTGGGCGCCCCTTCACAGTGCCTCTATGAACCTCAGCTCTCCCCACCCGACGTCAAGCCAGGCCTCCGGGCTCCTCCGGCCTCTCCAGCGCTGGACACTGCCTCGGCCTTCAAAGGTCCCTACGCCCCCTGGGAGCTACTCTCAGCCGGGGCTCCAGGGAGCTGTGGGTCACAGGGAGGCTTCCAGGCCGCCCCCGAGGCCCGTTTCCCCCCGATGGGGGCCAAGATCGAAGACCTGCTATCCATCAGCTGCCCCGCGGAGCTGCCGGCCGGGCCAGCCAACAGACTCTACCCCACGGGGGCCTACGACGCTTTTCCGTTGGCCCCGGGTGACTTAGGGGAAGGGGCCGAGGGCCTCCCGGGGCTCCTGACCCCTcccagtggggagggagggagtagcGGCGACGGCGGAGAGTTTCTGGCCGGTACGCAACCTCAGCTTTCCCCGCTGGGCCTCCGCAGCGCCGCGGCAGACTTCCCGAAACCTCTGGTGGCGGACATCGCTGGGAGCAGTGGCGTGCCTGAACCTCCTGGGCCGCCGCCGCCTGCCCCATTCCCCCCAGCCAAGGCGCGGCGCAAGGGGCGCCGGGGCGGCAAGTGCAGCGCACGCTGCTTCTGCCCGCGGCCACACGCCAAGGCCTTTGCTTGCCCGGTGGAGAGCTGTGTGCGCAGCTTTGCGCGCTCCGACGAGCTCAATCGCCACCTGCGCATCCACACAGGCCACAAGCCCTTCCAGTGCCGCATCTGCCTCCGCAACTTCAGCCGCAGCGACCACCTTACCACACACGTGCGCACCCACACGGGCGAGAAGCCCTTTGCCTGCGACGTGTGCGGCCGCCGCTTCGCGCGCAGCGATGAGAAGAAACGGCACAGCAAGGTGCACCTCAAGCAGAAGGCACGCGCCGAGGAGCGGCTCAAGGGCCTTGGCTTTTACTCGTTGGGCCTCTCCTTCGCCGCCCTGTGAAGGGTAAATGCGTTTGTAGATTGGGGCGCCGCCGCCGGGCGCGCACGAGAAGACCTGGCCCGCCCCCTCCTCTCCGCTCCTCTTCTCCGCACGCCCCGGGGCGGGCCTCTGGTCCTGCTTCCAGTTTCTTTGAAGAGCCCGCCGCACACGCCCCGTTCAGCACCAGCTCCGTGGACAGCTCCCGGTCTGTGGCACTGCGGTCTGGGCTCCGTCTCCCGCGACAGCCGCGCTTTGGGGGAAGTTCTCTCAGGCCACCCACTGAGTCGGCACTTCCTTGGGACTCAAGACAGTCTTTTGTAACTGGCGCACGTCCCACGCCCTCCCCTAGACCCCCCAGAGACAGGCTGGGGCAGCGCGGAGCCGGTCTCGCGCGGGATTTTGTACAGCAGTGTCGTTTCCAGCAGCCATTGGTTGTAACGTTTTGCTTTGGGgttatttcctttttgttgttgttaatttttgtaaagcAGACGCTACTCTCCAGCAGTTGACAAAACTGTTTATTTTTGCAATTAAAATTATTGTGCTAAAAGCTTACTGAATCTGCCATCCAAGCTCCTGACCCTTTTCCCCAACCACTCTCCCACGAAAGTATACGCCAgaagagaatggagacctcacgcTCGTGGAGTCGTTACATACCTActgtcaggcactgtggcacatagtaggcattcaataaatatgtactgAATTAACGAATGAATTTAATCACAGCTGACCTAAGGGCTCAAGGTGTTTCTGGAACTTGAGAGTGGTTGACGGTTTAGGTGTTAATCATTGTGCATATCATCCTCCTTAATCCTCACAATCCTGAGTGCAGCAGGCATATACTACATTTCAAAGATGGGGAAGCCAAGTAGGTAACTTGCTGGGTAAACCAGCTAGGAACAGACACGGTCAAACTCAGATCTTTCTGGCTCCAAAGCCAGTGCTTCTTTTCCAGCCCCAGAATGGTGACACCTCAGCTTAATATCACTGGAAAGGCTTCCTACTCAGGTAAAATAGGTTCGACAACTAGAGGGAGCCCCAGGCAGTAGCGACAGCAGCAGAAGACTGCAGTATTTCATTGCTGTTCGTGAACACCCAGAGTACTGGCTGTTCACAGAGGCTCCAGCTGGTGCCTATACATCTGTCTGAGAATCATATGCTGTCAGGGCCAAAAGGGACTCAGTATCCAGCTAGACCATTGACGAGCAGAGCCAAGCCCAGCGAGGAAAGGGTGCTTGCTGGAGGCTCACCTTAGTTGCTCTTCCCACAAAGGGTCTTCTCCAGGAAGTGGCAGCCCACTTACCATCCTGCCATGCACCTGCCACAGTCCCTTCTCCCTAGCTCTCCTTCCAAGTGAACCCTTCATGGCTTTGGGGCGGGTGGAGCTAGGAGGGTGGTGAGGAAAGTATGATCCTGTGAGTGGGGAATGGGTGAAACTTGACCCCCCTTTACTCCCTGAACTCCTAACCCAAaagcttttacactctttctggcCACCTTGGGCAGACCTCGGAGCATTAAAAGCCTGCTCTGCACCCCATTTCTCCTCCCCAACAACTCCTCTCTGCTAAGGAAAGGATAGGGCCTGTCTGGGggcttcattcttttctcttctgagCTGAGCTGTTCTGAAATTAGGAGAGCCTTACAGCCCTATGATGCCAGATCAACCCAGCTTCCAATCCTCTGGCTTCttcatcccttcactctcagaTGTGCTCCTTCTCCACCCCTGCAGTCTAGTTGACCAGAGACAAAATTGCCAAGTCAAAGAATTCCACCCGTTTCTCTGCCCAGGTGTTAAGTGCTATCACATTGGCTGAGTATCTTGTATCTAATAAACTAATTGGTGGTAAAGGATTTGGTATTACCTCTTCTAGGagagttaacatttttaaagagtagCCTGCAGAGGGCAGTGTTTAACCCTACAGAGAGACTCAAATGGTGGACTATCAGGCACTGTAATAGAGAAGTGGGAGATTCATGGAGACATAAGATAATGACGACTCTCATTATCTTACTATTTAAGCGACCACACCTTTCACTTATAGGCATGGACCACTTGACTTCACTTTCCATGTAGAATAGGTAAGGAAGAGCATAAAGGCCCAGATTTCAAGCAACCGGTCCCAAACCACACAACCTGAACAAAGTAAGAAGGCTGACAGGCTGTGGGTGGGTGGCATCTAACAACCTCCCCCTTGTCCCCTTCAGCAGTATTCCATCAAGTGCTATCAGCTCTATCGTGCCCCATCTTGTCCTCATACCCACCGAAGCCTAATAtcactgatgagaaaactgaacccCAAAGAAGTGACTTAGTAGTGATGCTGGTACCAGAGCCCAGCCCGGTTCCAGAACTCCCGGCTGAGAAGTCCCCACTATTAGTCCCAAGGGAAACTGCTCCATTTACTGGGGCTTCCCTTAGGGATTCTGCGAGAAGAGAATGTTAGGCCAGAGACGGAAAGAATTAAAATCAAACAATCAGAAAATCAACCCAAACCTGGGAACCAAATATAACCAGGGACTAACAGAGAGCTTGTTTTCCttacttgctcttctttttcatctCGTCCTCaaaatgtgggtgttttcccagACTCAGTTCTGAGCTCTCTCCTTCCCTATTTCAACACTCTCCTTTGAGAGCACGTACATTCCCAGGCTTTCAGCTATCACTGCTACATAGATGACGTCTAAGTCAGCCAGCCCTGGTCTGCACCGCAGCTGCAGCCCCCTGGTTCTGACTAATGAACATCTCCATATGGGTGTCCCACCACCACTTCAAATAAAATCTGTTTAAAATCAAATCACCCTTC
Coding sequences within:
- the EGR4 gene encoding early growth response protein 4 isoform X2; its protein translation is MLHLSEFSSPDALLVKSTEGSCSEPSAELPRLPARDAPAAAGYPGGDFLSWALSSCGAGGDLADSCFLEGPAPTPPPSLSYSGSFFIQAVPEHPHDPEALFNLMSGILGLAPFPGPEAAASRSPLDASFPTGPDAFLPGPPDLYSPDLGAAAFPEAFWETSPSVGAPSQCLYEPQLSPPDVKPGLRAPPASPALDTASAFKGPYAPWELLSAGAPGSCGSQGGFQAAPEARFPPMGAKIEDLLSISCPAELPAGPANRLYPTGAYDAFPLAPGDLGEGAEGLPGLLTPPSGEGGSSGDGGEFLAGTQPQLSPLGLRSAAADFPKPLVADIAGSSGVPEPPGPPPPAPFPPAKARRKGRRGGKCSARCFCPRPHAKAFACPVESCVRSFARSDELNRHLRIHTGHKPFQCRICLRNFSRSDHLTTHVRTHTGEKPFACDVCGRRFARSDEKKRHSKVHLKQKARAEERLKGLGFYSLGLSFAAL
- the EGR4 gene encoding early growth response protein 4 isoform X1, whose product is MLHLSEFSSPDALLVKSTEGSCSEPSAELPRLPARDAPAAAGYPGAGDFLSWALSSCGAGGDLADSCFLEGPAPTPPPSLSYSGSFFIQAVPEHPHDPEALFNLMSGILGLAPFPGPEAAASRSPLDASFPTGPDAFLPGPPDLYSPDLGAAAFPEAFWETSPSVGAPSQCLYEPQLSPPDVKPGLRAPPASPALDTASAFKGPYAPWELLSAGAPGSCGSQGGFQAAPEARFPPMGAKIEDLLSISCPAELPAGPANRLYPTGAYDAFPLAPGDLGEGAEGLPGLLTPPSGEGGSSGDGGEFLAGTQPQLSPLGLRSAAADFPKPLVADIAGSSGVPEPPGPPPPAPFPPAKARRKGRRGGKCSARCFCPRPHAKAFACPVESCVRSFARSDELNRHLRIHTGHKPFQCRICLRNFSRSDHLTTHVRTHTGEKPFACDVCGRRFARSDEKKRHSKVHLKQKARAEERLKGLGFYSLGLSFAAL